One Bradyrhizobium zhanjiangense DNA segment encodes these proteins:
- a CDS encoding DUF2274 domain-containing protein: MPKLKIGELPDDKPVKVSTELPAAVHRDLIAYAEALTRQGGQVVDPTKLIAPMLARFMATDRGFSKLKREGHVPAAGEGQ; encoded by the coding sequence ATGCCAAAACTCAAAATTGGAGAGCTTCCAGACGACAAGCCGGTCAAAGTGAGTACGGAGCTGCCTGCGGCCGTGCATCGTGATCTCATTGCATATGCAGAAGCGCTTACGCGTCAGGGTGGTCAAGTGGTCGATCCGACTAAGCTCATCGCTCCCATGTTGGCGCGCTTTATGGCCACGGATCGAGGATTTTCTAAACTGAAACGTGAAGGCCACGTACCGGCCGCTGGCGAAGGACAGTGA
- a CDS encoding TrbI/VirB10 family protein codes for MNTRNANDDEQPVPPETQGEHSESFRLRAEHPRVTRLSRKVLAGGSAVALLVIGGAVLWSLQNNRSRNQAADELYSTDHHNVADGITTLPKDYAGVPRQSIPQLGPPLPGDLGRPILAAQGQLPTSGADPDQQRRDQETEAARISHLFASTNGSEVRPSAAAAVGSDRVVPSNAAGPGDDGSAQNGQDRKLAFVSGSVDRRTVSSDRIARPASPYIVQAGTVIPGALITGIRSDLPGQITAQVTENVYDTPTGRFLLVPQGTRLIGVYDSQVTFGQSRVLLVWTRLIMPNGRSIVLERQPGADTAGYAGLEDQVENHWGELFKAAALSTLLAVGTELGAGSDTNSNDSAIIQALRHGASDSLNQTGQQVVRRSLSIQPTLTVRPGFPVRVLVNHDLILTPYRA; via the coding sequence ATGAACACCCGGAATGCAAACGATGACGAGCAACCAGTTCCGCCGGAGACACAAGGGGAGCATTCCGAGAGCTTCCGCTTGAGAGCAGAGCATCCGCGCGTGACGCGGTTGTCGCGGAAGGTCTTGGCCGGCGGGAGCGCGGTTGCCCTGCTTGTCATTGGCGGAGCGGTGCTGTGGTCGCTACAGAACAATCGCTCACGTAATCAAGCGGCCGATGAGCTTTACAGTACCGACCACCACAATGTGGCCGACGGCATAACGACGCTGCCGAAGGACTATGCTGGCGTCCCGCGCCAGTCGATCCCGCAGCTTGGTCCGCCGCTCCCCGGGGACCTCGGTCGACCGATCCTCGCCGCTCAAGGCCAGTTGCCGACGAGCGGCGCTGACCCGGACCAGCAGCGGCGGGATCAAGAGACCGAAGCTGCTCGCATCAGTCATCTATTCGCTTCGACCAATGGAAGTGAAGTACGTCCGTCCGCAGCTGCGGCTGTTGGAAGTGACCGCGTTGTGCCATCGAATGCAGCGGGGCCCGGCGATGACGGATCTGCGCAAAACGGTCAAGACCGAAAGCTTGCCTTTGTGAGTGGTTCTGTGGATCGCCGCACGGTCAGTTCTGACCGCATCGCCAGGCCCGCTTCACCCTACATCGTGCAGGCCGGAACTGTGATTCCGGGAGCTCTGATTACAGGGATTAGATCGGATCTTCCAGGCCAAATCACCGCGCAGGTGACCGAAAACGTATACGACACGCCCACCGGTCGGTTCTTGTTAGTGCCCCAAGGAACGCGCCTAATCGGGGTCTATGATAGCCAGGTCACTTTCGGCCAGTCGCGCGTTCTGCTCGTTTGGACCCGACTGATTATGCCGAATGGACGTTCAATCGTTCTCGAGCGGCAGCCGGGCGCTGATACTGCCGGATATGCAGGCCTCGAAGATCAGGTCGAAAATCACTGGGGTGAACTGTTCAAGGCTGCGGCACTATCGACGCTTCTGGCGGTCGGGACCGAATTGGGTGCCGGCTCGGACACCAACAGCAACGACAGCGCAATCATCCAGGCATTGCGACACGGCGCCTCCGACTCACTGAATCAAACCGGACAGCAGGTCGTCCGCCGCAGTCTCAGCATCCAGCCTACTCTGACTGTACGACCTGGCTTCCCGGTTCGTGTTCTTGTCAATCATGACCTCATACTTACGCCCTATAGAGCGTGA
- a CDS encoding TauD/TfdA dioxygenase family protein, producing MSTTALIGGVVPSTDVVKRAARIGAEIKNIKLSGDLPDHAIAAINSLLLEHKVIFFRNQGHLNDAEQERFAARLGKLVPHPMLGATKGMASLLELDSTRGGGRADVWHADGTFAEAYPKILVLRAIVMPRFGGDTVWSNTAAAYLDLPPPLQRLADGLWAVHSNVFDYAGIARIREVDKKHFDEVFTRTVFETEHPVVRVHPETGERTLVLGALVKHFVGVGKYDGQKLFDLFQSHITAPENTVRWNWLEGDIAIWDNRATQHYAVNDYGDQHRVVRRATVEGDVPVSVDGRSSVTRFKATE from the coding sequence ATGAGCACAACAGCTTTGATCGGTGGCGTCGTTCCGAGCACCGATGTGGTGAAACGTGCAGCGCGCATCGGCGCCGAAATCAAAAATATCAAGCTATCAGGCGATCTACCGGATCACGCGATCGCTGCGATTAACAGCTTATTGCTTGAGCACAAGGTGATCTTCTTCCGTAATCAAGGACATCTCAATGACGCCGAGCAGGAGCGCTTTGCCGCTCGTCTCGGAAAGTTAGTGCCGCATCCCATGCTCGGTGCCACCAAGGGGATGGCGTCGCTCCTCGAACTGGACTCCACTCGCGGCGGCGGTCGCGCAGACGTTTGGCATGCGGATGGGACCTTCGCCGAAGCCTATCCCAAGATTTTGGTCCTGCGGGCCATTGTAATGCCAAGGTTCGGCGGCGACACCGTGTGGTCGAACACAGCTGCCGCTTATCTTGATCTGCCGCCGCCTCTACAACGGCTTGCCGACGGCCTATGGGCCGTTCACAGCAACGTTTTCGATTACGCCGGGATCGCGCGTATCCGTGAGGTCGACAAGAAGCACTTTGACGAGGTGTTCACCAGAACGGTTTTTGAGACCGAGCATCCCGTTGTACGCGTCCACCCCGAAACAGGCGAGCGGACGCTAGTGCTCGGCGCCTTGGTGAAGCACTTTGTTGGAGTCGGCAAATACGACGGACAAAAGTTGTTCGATCTGTTCCAATCTCACATCACCGCGCCCGAAAACACTGTGCGCTGGAACTGGCTGGAGGGCGATATTGCAATATGGGATAACCGCGCAACGCAGCATTACGCGGTCAACGATTACGGGGACCAGCATCGCGTCGTACGGCGGGCCACGGTCGAGGGTGACGTGCCTGTCAGCGTCGATGGCCGGAGCAGTGTAACGCGCTTCAAGGCGACCGAATAA
- the trbF gene encoding conjugal transfer protein TrbF, which translates to MFKRPSIHYGRMPEPITPYQKAAQVWDERIGSARVQAKNWRLMAFGCLMLSAGLAGSLVWQSSQGSITPWVVEVDHLGQAQRVAPANTDYQPTDAQIAYHLARFIEDVRGLPADGIVLRQNWLRAYDFTTDRGAAALNDYARNNDPFAKLGKAQISVDVSSVIRASSESFRVAWTQRVYDNGALSSIERWTAILTIVIETPRDAERLRKNPLGVYVRAINWSKELSQ; encoded by the coding sequence ATGTTCAAACGACCATCAATTCACTACGGGCGCATGCCCGAGCCGATTACGCCTTATCAAAAGGCGGCGCAAGTGTGGGACGAACGCATTGGATCAGCGCGCGTGCAAGCCAAGAACTGGCGCCTAATGGCGTTCGGCTGTTTGATGCTGTCGGCCGGTCTCGCTGGCAGCCTTGTCTGGCAATCCAGCCAAGGCTCGATCACGCCCTGGGTTGTCGAAGTCGATCATCTCGGCCAAGCCCAAAGGGTTGCGCCGGCCAACACCGACTATCAACCAACCGATGCGCAGATCGCCTACCATCTGGCGCGCTTTATCGAGGATGTCAGAGGTCTGCCAGCCGACGGCATCGTTCTGCGCCAAAACTGGCTCCGTGCCTATGATTTTACGACCGATCGCGGCGCCGCTGCGCTCAACGACTACGCGCGCAACAATGATCCCTTTGCCAAGCTGGGTAAGGCGCAAATCTCCGTCGACGTATCGAGCGTCATTCGCGCTTCGTCCGAAAGCTTTCGGGTCGCGTGGACCCAGCGCGTCTACGACAACGGCGCGTTGAGTTCGATCGAGCGTTGGACTGCCATTCTCACCATCGTAATCGAAACGCCGCGCGATGCCGAACGCCTGCGCAAGAATCCCCTTGGCGTCTACGTCCGCGCCATCAACTGGTCGAAGGAGTTGAGTCAGTGA
- the trbG gene encoding P-type conjugative transfer protein TrbG: MTLEVSTKRRIQHRRLYSARPEFVNSKRAFLFAFLLSSSMLGGCATYIPPEISYDAEVPPLPAPPVALDDKPRPLHVPPLWKPALGGKSGGKEDAEPVSRVETANSAARVEPRKRGYFNAAQIYAYSPGALYQIYAAPGQITDIALEEGEQLTGSGPIAAGDTVRWVVGDTESGSGDTRRVHILVKPTRASIETNLVVNTDRRTYLIELRSRERPYMPSVAWYYPETVRERSRSIALKPVLPEPAQRISRYAIEGDSPPWRPLAAYDDGRKVYIEFPAGIVQGEMPPLFVIGPDGKTELVNYRAYANVLIVDRLFAAAELRLGGEHQQKVRIVRTDGRPSK, from the coding sequence ATGACGTTAGAAGTATCTACGAAACGTCGCATCCAACATCGTAGGCTCTATTCGGCTCGGCCCGAGTTCGTGAACTCGAAACGTGCATTTTTGTTCGCTTTCCTGCTTAGTTCGTCGATGCTTGGCGGGTGCGCGACCTACATTCCGCCGGAGATCAGCTATGACGCTGAAGTTCCTCCGTTGCCGGCACCGCCTGTGGCTCTCGACGACAAACCAAGACCCCTTCACGTTCCACCCCTCTGGAAGCCAGCACTCGGCGGTAAGTCGGGAGGAAAGGAAGACGCAGAGCCGGTGAGCCGGGTCGAGACGGCAAACAGCGCGGCCCGTGTTGAGCCGCGCAAGCGGGGGTATTTCAACGCAGCCCAAATCTACGCCTACAGTCCCGGAGCGCTCTATCAGATTTACGCCGCACCGGGGCAAATAACGGATATCGCGCTCGAGGAGGGAGAACAGTTGACGGGATCAGGACCGATCGCGGCCGGAGATACCGTACGCTGGGTCGTGGGCGATACCGAGAGCGGGAGCGGGGACACACGGCGCGTCCATATCCTGGTCAAGCCGACTCGAGCTTCGATCGAGACCAACCTTGTGGTCAATACTGACCGGCGCACCTACCTAATCGAGCTCCGCTCCCGCGAGCGACCTTACATGCCCTCCGTTGCTTGGTACTATCCAGAAACTGTACGGGAACGATCGCGCTCGATCGCTCTGAAGCCCGTTCTTCCGGAGCCGGCGCAGCGCATTTCCCGCTATGCCATCGAAGGGGACAGTCCTCCCTGGCGGCCGCTCGCCGCATATGACGACGGCCGCAAGGTCTACATCGAATTTCCGGCAGGGATCGTGCAAGGCGAGATGCCTCCGCTCTTCGTCATTGGTCCAGACGGCAAGACCGAGCTAGTCAACTATCGCGCTTACGCCAACGTATTGATCGTCGATCGGCTGTTTGCTGCCGCCGAACTGCGGCTTGGCGGCGAGCATCAGCAGAAGGTCAGGATTGTCAGGACTGACGGGAGGCCGTCGAAATGA